A window from Coleofasciculus sp. FACHB-1120 encodes these proteins:
- a CDS encoding DUF2834 domain-containing protein has translation MGRKIALFLIWIKFLFYTVWLDPLAQPETFSLVWKLLTFQLADVNAILVAIFWLMGVWPMIYACLMFADGTTQPFRSWPYFIGANGTGVICFIPYLIFRKSNQEFSGPKDKLLKILDSRWTGIFLLLTTIGLLAYAIFAGNWGDYTQEFQTKEFVHLISLDFCLMCLVFPLTSLFDDDMARRDIKEARIFWAVALVPLFGPLAYLCLRPPLPESSADVSVQASHLTA, from the coding sequence ATGGGCAGAAAAATTGCCTTGTTCTTGATATGGATTAAATTTCTTTTCTATACCGTATGGTTAGATCCACTCGCTCAACCAGAGACGTTTTCGCTGGTTTGGAAGTTGTTAACATTCCAGTTGGCAGATGTGAATGCAATTCTTGTGGCTATCTTCTGGCTCATGGGCGTTTGGCCTATGATTTATGCTTGTCTAATGTTTGCTGATGGCACAACGCAACCGTTTCGCTCATGGCCTTATTTCATTGGGGCAAATGGAACGGGTGTGATTTGCTTTATCCCCTATTTAATTTTCCGAAAATCAAATCAAGAATTTTCTGGACCGAAGGATAAATTACTAAAAATTCTAGATTCCCGTTGGACAGGAATTTTCCTACTGTTAACAACGATTGGCTTACTTGCCTACGCCATATTTGCAGGAAATTGGGGAGATTACACTCAAGAGTTTCAAACCAAGGAATTTGTTCACCTAATTAGCTTGGATTTTTGTCTGATGTGCTTGGTGTTTCCATTAACTTCACTCTTTGACGATGATATGGCACGTCGGGATATCAAGGAGGCTAGAATTTTTTGGGCGGTGGCGCTAGTGCCTTTATTTGGACCACTTGCTTATCTTTGCCTGCGTCCACCTTTGCCAGAATCAAGTGCTGACGTCAGCGTTCAAGCGTCTCATTTGACAGCTTAG
- the bioF gene encoding 8-amino-7-oxononanoate synthase has protein sequence MPTNPYAWVEQSLATIHRADWYRSVQAIASRPGATVRLEGREVINFASNDYLGLAGDERLIQAAVAATQAFGTGSTGSRLLSGHRELHRELEKAIASLKQTEDALVFSSGYLANLGAIAALVGKRDLIVSDGYNHSSLKNGAILSGATVIEYSHCNVEELKTQLNLHREKYRRCLILTDSVFSMDGDLCPLPGLLELAEEFSCMLLVDEAHATGVLGATGAGCVEHFRCSNVPLIQIGTLSKALGSLGGYVAGGSALIDFLRNRAPSWIYTTALSPADTAAALEAVRIVQKEPERRASLWNNVKFLKQQIAQQLPLQLLPSESPILCFPLESAETALKMGHQLKVSGIFAPAIRPPTVPTSRIRLSVMATHEAAQLQRLVEVLRGNIQSG, from the coding sequence ATGCCAACGAATCCTTACGCTTGGGTAGAGCAATCCCTTGCCACCATTCACCGCGCAGATTGGTATCGGTCGGTGCAAGCGATCGCTAGTCGTCCGGGTGCGACGGTGCGGCTGGAGGGGCGTGAAGTCATCAATTTTGCCAGTAATGATTATCTAGGACTCGCGGGGGATGAACGCCTCATCCAAGCCGCAGTAGCCGCTACTCAGGCATTTGGCACGGGTAGCACGGGTTCTCGGTTACTCAGCGGACATCGGGAACTGCATCGGGAATTGGAAAAAGCGATCGCATCTCTCAAACAGACCGAAGATGCCTTGGTTTTTAGTTCTGGATATCTGGCAAACTTAGGAGCGATCGCTGCTTTAGTCGGAAAACGCGACTTGATTGTGTCTGATGGGTACAATCATTCCAGTCTGAAAAATGGGGCAATTCTTAGCGGTGCAACGGTTATCGAATACTCTCACTGCAATGTTGAAGAGTTAAAAACCCAGTTGAATTTACACCGGGAAAAATATCGTCGATGCCTGATTCTCACAGATAGCGTCTTCAGTATGGATGGTGATTTGTGCCCCTTACCGGGACTGTTGGAGCTGGCGGAGGAATTTAGCTGTATGCTGCTCGTTGATGAAGCTCATGCCACAGGGGTACTGGGAGCAACGGGTGCTGGCTGTGTAGAACATTTTCGCTGTAGCAATGTCCCATTGATTCAAATCGGCACCCTCAGCAAAGCTTTAGGCAGTTTGGGCGGATATGTCGCAGGCGGCTCGGCTTTGATTGACTTTTTGCGGAATCGGGCACCCAGTTGGATTTATACGACGGCTCTTTCCCCCGCTGATACGGCTGCGGCATTGGAAGCCGTTCGGATCGTTCAAAAAGAACCGGAACGCCGCGCCAGTCTATGGAATAATGTCAAGTTTCTCAAACAGCAGATTGCCCAGCAATTACCCTTACAATTACTTCCTTCTGAATCTCCCATCCTCTGCTTTCCCCTGGAAAGTGCAGAAACAGCGCTAAAAATGGGGCATCAACTGAAAGTATCGGGCATTTTTGCCCCAGCAATTCGTCCTCCCACCGTGCCTACCAGTCGAATTCGACTCTCGGTGATGGCAACTCATGAAGCTGCTCAACTTCAACGATTAGTGGAGGTGTTAAGGGGGAATATTCAGTCTGGTTGA
- a CDS encoding general stress protein, translating to MTLDQNKRAVGVFSTPEQAEYALNELRDSGFAMNTVSVVARDTSRQDEVAGVEVNPYRGGNEAGGGAAAGAIAGGAVGGLVGILGALSALAVPGFGPVLAGGAIASILGDAIIGGAVGAATGGIAGALMGLGIPEEQAKVYNHRVSQGDYLVIVEGTQEEINHAELILNRQGIQHWGVYDVSEVAAVPDNYGTSSSTPFDPISSTYPSPLGLDPLATGYSSSLGLNPLGAMSPVAYVPTEDDNDRDFSQHKRAVGAFLSRQDTEDALHELNNSGFPMSKVSVVARDADTQDQIAGVEVSDRVDDNNVDESATTGAIAGGALGGLTGLLVGLGVLAIPGVGPILLAGATATAIATTLAGSGIGAAAGGLIGALLGLGIPEDRAQVYNNLVARGDYLVMVDGTEDDVERAESVLSNRGIQEWAIYDVPRSPTSRTAPTDRSVEPQENLTAVNEIESQDKVTQVSDRVTIVDHRQ from the coding sequence ATGACCCTCGACCAAAACAAGCGAGCTGTCGGCGTATTTTCTACCCCTGAACAAGCGGAATATGCGCTCAACGAGCTTAGGGATTCTGGTTTTGCCATGAACACGGTTTCTGTGGTGGCACGAGATACCAGTCGGCAAGATGAGGTAGCTGGTGTTGAAGTCAACCCTTACAGAGGCGGCAATGAAGCCGGTGGAGGTGCAGCAGCAGGTGCGATCGCAGGCGGTGCCGTCGGCGGCTTGGTTGGCATCCTGGGAGCCTTAAGTGCGTTAGCAGTTCCAGGATTTGGTCCGGTTCTCGCAGGAGGTGCGATCGCTTCTATTCTGGGAGATGCGATAATCGGGGGTGCCGTTGGTGCTGCGACAGGTGGAATTGCCGGGGCACTGATGGGTTTAGGAATTCCTGAAGAACAAGCCAAAGTTTACAACCACCGAGTCTCCCAAGGAGATTATTTAGTCATCGTCGAGGGTACGCAAGAGGAAATTAATCACGCTGAATTGATTTTGAACCGACAGGGTATTCAGCATTGGGGTGTCTACGATGTGAGCGAGGTTGCGGCGGTTCCTGACAATTATGGCACTTCTTCCTCAACCCCCTTCGATCCGATCAGCAGCACGTATCCTTCCCCGTTAGGACTCGATCCCCTGGCGACGGGTTATTCCTCTTCATTGGGACTCAATCCGCTGGGTGCCATGTCTCCCGTCGCCTATGTCCCCACGGAAGATGACAACGATCGAGATTTCAGCCAACACAAGCGTGCTGTTGGTGCCTTTCTCAGCCGTCAGGATACGGAAGATGCGCTTCACGAGCTGAATAATTCTGGCTTTCCGATGAGTAAAGTTTCTGTCGTCGCCAGAGATGCAGACACCCAGGATCAAATCGCTGGCGTCGAAGTGAGCGATCGCGTTGATGACAATAACGTTGATGAAAGCGCCACCACGGGAGCGATCGCTGGGGGTGCTTTAGGCGGTCTGACTGGCTTATTAGTCGGTTTGGGTGTATTGGCGATTCCTGGAGTTGGCCCGATTTTGTTGGCTGGCGCGACTGCGACCGCGATCGCAACGACCCTTGCGGGGAGTGGAATCGGCGCAGCCGCAGGTGGCTTGATTGGCGCATTGCTAGGTTTAGGAATTCCAGAAGATCGAGCGCAAGTTTATAACAACCTTGTGGCTCGCGGTGATTATCTGGTTATGGTAGATGGTACCGAAGACGATGTCGAACGTGCCGAATCAGTTCTGAGCAATCGCGGCATTCAAGAGTGGGCTATCTACGATGTGCCACGTTCTCCGACTTCGAGAACTGCTCCGACTGACCGTAGCGTTGAACCTCAGGAGAATCTGACCGCTGTGAATGAGATTGAGTCTCAGGATAAAGTGACCCAGGTGAGCGATCGCGTTACCATCGTTGACCATCGGCAATAG
- a CDS encoding DUF2834 domain-containing protein codes for MIRKIGLWAVWGAFLTYAFLLAPPEQPGTFELIKNLSTGQWTGINPLVVALFNLLGIVPMIYACLMFIDGKQQKVAAWPFSAFSFGVGAFALLPYLALREPNQEFHGQKNLFLKILDSRWLGFLLTLGAGSLVVYGLLGGNWADYVQQFQTNRFVHVMSLDFCLLWLIFPALLGDDMARRGINNSALFWIVVLIPLFGSLAYLCLRPPLPETSAEAFPTERQPAQSRN; via the coding sequence ATGATTAGAAAAATTGGCTTGTGGGCGGTTTGGGGGGCATTTCTTACCTATGCCTTTCTGTTAGCGCCTCCGGAACAACCAGGCACTTTTGAACTGATAAAAAATCTCTCCACAGGACAGTGGACAGGGATTAACCCCCTAGTCGTCGCGCTATTCAATCTCCTGGGCATCGTACCCATGATTTACGCTTGCCTGATGTTCATTGACGGCAAACAGCAAAAGGTAGCAGCTTGGCCTTTTTCGGCGTTCTCTTTTGGAGTCGGAGCGTTTGCTTTGTTGCCTTATTTAGCGTTGCGAGAACCTAATCAGGAATTTCACGGACAAAAGAATTTGTTTCTGAAAATACTCGATTCCCGGTGGCTTGGTTTTTTGCTGACATTGGGCGCTGGGAGTTTGGTTGTTTATGGCTTGTTGGGCGGTAATTGGGCAGATTATGTTCAGCAGTTTCAGACAAATCGCTTCGTTCATGTCATGAGCTTAGATTTCTGCCTGCTGTGGTTAATATTTCCTGCACTTCTGGGAGATGACATGGCGCGTCGGGGAATCAACAATTCTGCACTTTTTTGGATAGTGGTGCTGATTCCTTTGTTTGGTTCTTTGGCTTATCTTTGCCTGCGCCCTCCCTTACCCGAAACCAGTGCCGAAGCCTTCCCTACGGAACGCCAACCCGCACAATCTAGAAATTAA
- a CDS encoding HAMP domain-containing histidine kinase encodes MQKKWLLPSISEILAQSEQAGASPVVPSIDQTAEKQTAEKANGLRPVSRTGREYARASREWCGAIAALEQLLLQVLEPATDSPQTLGLVLAGPVPVLCHPAIMARVHTGIFTAERFNPLALMPFLLPPATTQPKENEPQSTSNYPLIPADPLTTEQFCVVFTPRFSLVMVVGEDITGVPAFQYSFDPEVVTQAWQSLRSRLLLTSLHLVGQLETLVERFAPQAPDYRTVMQFSRLLLKHLPEEVRGEHRKDADVPRLGCGQEAKGKELENNSELPILNSKLIENSKLKIQNSNDVELLQAFAHEVRTPLSTIRTLTRLLLKRRKELAPDIIRRLEVIDHECTEQIDRMELFFRAVELETEPIKRSPVHLTAMSVAQVFQNSIPRWQKQANRRNLTLEVVLPQKLPAVVSNPAMLDQVLTGLIENFTRSIPAGGHIQVEVTPAGDQLKLQLQSQNQPDESGNSLAADNNPPTRKSIGQLLMFQPETGCLSLNLNVTKNLFQALGGKLIVRQRPQQGEVMTIFLPLDVDGSGIWNA; translated from the coding sequence GTGCAAAAAAAGTGGTTACTGCCAAGCATCAGTGAAATATTAGCCCAGAGCGAACAGGCTGGGGCAAGTCCTGTTGTGCCTTCTATCGATCAGACAGCAGAAAAGCAGACAGCAGAAAAAGCGAATGGATTGCGCCCTGTCAGTCGGACAGGGCGAGAGTACGCTCGTGCGTCGCGGGAGTGGTGTGGAGCGATCGCTGCTTTGGAACAGTTGCTGCTGCAAGTTCTAGAACCTGCCACTGATTCTCCTCAAACCTTGGGCCTAGTTTTAGCGGGTCCCGTGCCGGTTCTGTGCCACCCAGCGATAATGGCTCGCGTACACACCGGGATTTTTACAGCAGAGCGATTTAATCCTCTGGCATTAATGCCGTTTCTGCTGCCTCCAGCCACAACTCAGCCGAAGGAAAACGAACCTCAATCGACTTCTAACTACCCGTTAATCCCTGCCGATCCCTTAACAACCGAACAGTTTTGTGTGGTTTTCACACCACGGTTCAGCTTAGTGATGGTCGTTGGAGAAGATATTACAGGTGTCCCAGCTTTCCAATATTCTTTTGATCCGGAAGTCGTAACCCAAGCGTGGCAAAGTTTGCGATCGCGCTTGTTACTGACTAGCCTTCATCTCGTGGGTCAGTTAGAAACTTTAGTTGAACGCTTTGCACCCCAAGCGCCTGATTACCGAACGGTTATGCAGTTTAGCCGCTTGTTGTTGAAACATTTGCCCGAAGAAGTCAGAGGTGAACATCGGAAAGATGCCGATGTACCTCGTCTTGGGTGTGGGCAAGAAGCAAAAGGTAAAGAACTAGAAAATAATTCTGAACTGCCCATTTTGAATTCTAAATTAATTGAAAATTCAAAACTGAAAATTCAAAATTCTAATGATGTCGAATTACTCCAAGCTTTTGCCCACGAAGTCCGGACGCCGCTGAGTACCATTCGCACCTTAACGCGGCTGTTGCTCAAGCGCCGTAAGGAATTAGCACCAGATATCATCAGGCGTTTGGAAGTGATCGATCACGAGTGTACCGAGCAAATCGACCGCATGGAGTTGTTTTTCCGAGCGGTGGAATTAGAAACAGAACCGATTAAGCGATCGCCCGTTCACCTGACGGCGATGTCGGTGGCGCAGGTCTTCCAAAACAGCATTCCTCGTTGGCAAAAACAAGCAAATCGTCGCAACTTAACCTTAGAGGTGGTATTACCGCAAAAGCTCCCCGCTGTTGTTAGTAATCCCGCCATGCTCGATCAGGTACTGACTGGGTTAATTGAAAACTTCACCCGCAGTATCCCCGCAGGCGGTCATATTCAGGTAGAGGTGACACCCGCCGGAGACCAGCTAAAGTTGCAACTCCAGTCTCAAAACCAACCTGACGAAAGCGGCAACTCTCTAGCAGCAGACAACAACCCACCAACGCGCAAGTCAATTGGTCAGCTATTGATGTTCCAGCCAGAAACCGGATGTTTGAGCCTCAATCTCAATGTCACCAAAAATCTCTTCCAAGCGTTAGGAGGAAAACTGATTGTGCGCCAAAGACCCCAGCAAGGTGAGGTCATGACGATTTTCCTACCGTTAGATGTGGATGGTTCCGGCATTTGGAATGCTTGA